TGCTGGCGTCTCCCCCACCGCAGATGCCAATACCGGTTTTGCCATCGCCATTGCCTCAATGACTTCCAAGGGGCATTTCGCCTGGTTAGTGATAAGATCATGGGGAGTGAAGACTATAATATGGCTGAGGGAAATCACCCTTGCCATTTCGTCAAAAGCCTGGGGTTTTATTGTCACCAACCATCTA
The nucleotide sequence above comes from Geminocystis sp. M7585_C2015_104. Encoded proteins:
- a CDS encoding glycosyltransferase family 4 protein, with translation RWLVTIKPQAFDEMARVISLSHIIVFTPHDLITNQAKCPLEVIEAMAMAKPVLASAVGETPAILRETGFLVSPQSPEAIANAVNEIFANYDLALQRGELARQRCLQHYSIINLTNTLETVLKLI